Proteins found in one Pagrus major chromosome 20, Pma_NU_1.0 genomic segment:
- the tmem101 gene encoding transmembrane protein 101, which produces MAAPSRKQTLRFLSQLGAFILTRFGFWNCFSMLMLFAERADSKRKPDIHVPYLYVDMGAAVLCASFMSFGVKRRWFAMCAAIQLAISTYASYVGEQVYYGDWLKVRMYSRALAIIGGFLVLASGAGEVYRQKPRSRSLQSTGQVFLGVYLICVVYSLQHSKEDQQAYLNHIIGGEITLMLLEVLFGVLALAFLSGCYIRLAAQILAVALPLVILLIDGNLGYWHNTRKVEFWNQMKLIGHNVGIFGAVLILATDG; this is translated from the exons ATGGCGGCTCCCAGTAGGAAACAGACGCTAAGATTTCTCAGCCAGTTAGGAGCATTTATTCTGACCCGGTTCGGATTCTGGAACTGCTTCAGCATGTTGATGCTGTTTGCTGAACGAGCGGACTcgaaaag gaaaccagacatcCATGTGCCGTACCTGTACGTGGACATGGGGGCTGCCGTCCTCTGCGCCAGCTTCATGTCCTTTGGGGTGAAGAGGAGGTGGTTTGCTATGTGCGCTGCCATACAGCTGGCCATCAGCACTTACGCATCGTATGTTGGAGAACAGGTGTACTATGGGGACTGGCTCAAG gtAAGAATGTACTCCAGAGCACTGGCCATTATTGGAGGCTTCCTGGTTCTGGCAAGTGGAGCGGGGGAGGTGTACAGACAGAAACCCCGCAGCAGATCCCTGCAGTCTACTGGACAAGTATTCCTGGGGGTCTACCTCATCTGTGTG GTGTACTCCCTGCAGCACAGCAAAGAGGACCAGCAGGCGTATCTGAACCACATCATCGGAGGAGAGATCACCCTGATGCTGCTGGAGGTGCTGTTTGGGGTGCTGGCTCTGGCCTTCCTCTCCGGCTGCTACATCCGCCTGGCGGCTCAGATCCTGGCCGTCGCCCTGCCGCTGGTGATCCTGCTCATCGACGGCAACCTCGGCTACTGGCACAACACCCGCAAGGTGGAGTTCTGGAACCAGATGAAGCTGATCGGACACAACGTGGGCATCTTCGGCGCCGTGCTGATCCTGGCGACCGACGGTTGA